A stretch of Synergistaceae bacterium DNA encodes these proteins:
- the rlmN gene encoding 23S rRNA (adenine(2503)-C(2))-methyltransferase RlmN, translated as MENIYSALDLTLNDWQILFGNLGEQKFRGAQVCQWIYAKKEFTYDGMTNLSKALREKLNENVIMSFPVMIRQQVSRYGTKKYLWTLNDGAKIESVLLNHGGHKTACISSQAGCPLKCAFCETGANGFTRNLTRGEILGQFLMMEKINGADINNIVFMGMGEPLLNEDNVFSAIRSLNDKNMRNLGARHITISTSGIAPGIEDLADFEIPIRLSLSLHAPNDELRAKLMPVDKQYPLQKLTASLRRYRERTGERITVEYALIDRVNDSPELAYETAALLDGLEPYINIIPFNPIPSRPDLKRSDTSRIKAFCAVLAEMKIEYELRKERGSDIMAACGQLAGSMRNGS; from the coding sequence ATGGAAAATATTTACAGTGCATTAGATTTGACGCTCAATGACTGGCAGATTCTTTTCGGGAATCTTGGTGAACAGAAATTCCGGGGCGCTCAGGTCTGTCAATGGATTTACGCGAAAAAAGAGTTCACTTATGACGGAATGACTAACCTAAGCAAAGCCCTGCGCGAAAAACTGAATGAGAATGTCATTATGTCCTTCCCCGTTATGATACGTCAGCAAGTTTCACGGTACGGCACAAAAAAATATCTCTGGACTCTCAATGACGGCGCGAAAATTGAGTCCGTTCTCCTAAATCACGGAGGCCATAAGACAGCGTGCATATCATCGCAGGCAGGCTGCCCGTTAAAATGTGCGTTCTGTGAGACGGGCGCAAACGGCTTCACACGGAATCTAACGCGGGGCGAAATACTCGGACAGTTTCTGATGATGGAGAAAATCAACGGGGCTGACATCAACAATATTGTGTTCATGGGAATGGGTGAGCCGCTATTGAACGAGGACAATGTTTTTTCCGCAATACGTTCCCTCAATGACAAAAATATGCGTAATCTCGGCGCGAGGCACATAACAATATCAACATCAGGAATCGCCCCCGGCATTGAAGACCTTGCAGACTTTGAGATTCCCATAAGATTATCGCTCTCACTTCATGCCCCGAATGACGAATTACGCGCAAAACTGATGCCCGTTGACAAACAGTATCCGCTTCAGAAGCTCACAGCCTCATTGAGACGTTACCGCGAAAGAACCGGGGAACGAATCACCGTCGAATATGCGCTGATTGACCGCGTGAATGATTCCCCGGAGCTGGCCTACGAGACAGCCGCCCTTCTTGACGGCCTCGAACCGTACATAAACATTATCCCGTTCAACCCGATTCCCTCGCGGCCTGACCTGAAACGCTCCGACACATCACGGATTAAAGCCTTCTGCGCTGTTCTCGCCGAAATGAAAATAGAGTATGAGCTGAGGAAAGAGCGAGGCTCTGACATCATGGCGGCCTGCGGACAGTTGGCGGGGTCTATGCGTAACGGCTCCTGA
- a CDS encoding GDP-L-fucose synthase: MNRDSKIYVAGHNGMVGSAILRELQRQGYTNIIMQTHSELDLTRQADVESFFEREKPEYVFLAAAKVGGIAANSASPADFMYVNMMIEMNTIHAAFSNGCRKVEFLGSSCIYPRMCPQPIREEYLLSGSLEKTNEAYALAKISGLKYCEYLNTQYGTDYISVMPCNLYGPNDSYHPENSHVLPALIRRFHEAKISGAESVTCWGDGSPLREFLYVDDLAELCVFLMNNYSGNETVNAGSGREISIRDLTALVAEIVGYSGKILWDTSKPNGTPRKVMDISKAASLGWKARTGLRDGIRLAYEDFRSRYA; this comes from the coding sequence ATGAACAGGGACTCGAAAATTTATGTCGCAGGTCATAACGGCATGGTAGGCTCCGCGATTCTCCGCGAGCTTCAGCGGCAAGGCTATACGAACATCATCATGCAGACTCACTCAGAGTTAGACCTCACGAGGCAGGCAGACGTTGAATCATTCTTTGAGCGCGAGAAGCCTGAGTATGTATTTCTTGCGGCGGCCAAAGTCGGAGGCATTGCGGCAAATTCGGCCTCTCCGGCTGATTTCATGTACGTCAACATGATGATAGAGATGAACACGATACACGCGGCATTCTCGAACGGGTGCAGGAAGGTTGAATTTCTCGGCTCATCGTGCATTTATCCGCGCATGTGTCCTCAGCCCATCAGGGAAGAATATTTATTGTCCGGCAGTCTCGAAAAGACAAATGAAGCCTACGCCCTCGCGAAAATCTCCGGCCTGAAATACTGCGAGTACCTCAACACACAGTACGGCACGGACTATATTTCGGTCATGCCCTGCAACCTTTACGGCCCGAACGACAGCTATCACCCGGAAAACTCGCATGTATTGCCCGCACTCATCCGGCGGTTTCACGAGGCGAAAATCTCCGGCGCAGAGTCCGTAACATGCTGGGGGGACGGAAGCCCCCTGCGTGAATTTCTGTACGTTGACGACCTCGCAGAATTGTGCGTTTTCCTCATGAACAATTATTCCGGCAATGAGACAGTAAACGCCGGTTCAGGCCGCGAAATTTCCATCAGAGATTTGACCGCCCTTGTAGCTGAGATTGTCGGGTATTCAGGAAAAATTTTGTGGGACACCTCAAAGCCCAACGGAACGCCCCGCAAAGTTATGGACATAAGCAAGGCCGCCTCGCTGGGCTGGAAGGCTCGCACGGGACTCAGGGACGGAATCAGGCTGGCCTATGAGGATTTCAGGAGCCGTTACGCATAG
- a CDS encoding epoxyqueuosine reductase QueH, with the protein MNKNILLHICCAPDGTVPIPDLLAEGWNVYGFFYGSNIHPLDEYLRRLEAVHILTAHNGVPCTIPEYVPEKWLSEIHGLEHEPEGGKRCAECFRIQLEASAREAVRLGCEYMSTTLTISPHKNVTLINEIGGAVSESHGLKWESRIWRKNNGFLRSVKISREMGLYRQNYCGCTFSITHTV; encoded by the coding sequence ATGAACAAAAATATTCTCCTTCACATTTGCTGCGCCCCGGACGGAACTGTCCCGATACCTGACCTACTCGCTGAAGGGTGGAATGTTTACGGCTTCTTTTACGGCAGCAACATTCACCCGCTTGATGAGTATCTCCGGCGGCTTGAGGCTGTCCACATTCTCACGGCTCATAACGGAGTCCCCTGTACGATTCCTGAGTATGTCCCGGAAAAATGGCTCAGTGAAATTCACGGCCTCGAACATGAACCGGAAGGCGGGAAAAGGTGCGCGGAGTGCTTCAGGATTCAGCTTGAGGCTTCAGCGCGTGAGGCGGTTCGATTGGGCTGTGAATACATGTCAACAACATTAACCATCAGCCCGCACAAGAATGTTACTCTCATCAACGAAATTGGCGGGGCAGTCTCAGAATCTCACGGCCTGAAATGGGAGAGTCGAATCTGGCGGAAAAATAACGGCTTCTTACGCTCGGTAAAAATTTCGCGGGAAATGGGACTCTACCGTCAGAATTATTGCGGCTGTACGTTCAGCATTACTCATACTGTATAA
- a CDS encoding HIT domain-containing protein — protein sequence MQQLYASWRMSYIEAPKHEGCIFCDFPAEHKDDEHFIVHRGESCFVIMNLYPYNPGHMMVIPYRHTNVYESLTDSEVLEMHVLTSKAVKVLKTVMHPDGFNMGINLGRTAGAGVDGHLHRHIVPRWNGDNNFMPVIGETRVISDAIENSWRRIKDAWAECV from the coding sequence TTGCAGCAGCTTTACGCGTCGTGGAGAATGTCATACATTGAGGCACCCAAGCATGAAGGGTGTATCTTCTGTGATTTTCCGGCTGAACACAAAGATGATGAGCATTTTATCGTTCACAGGGGCGAGTCTTGCTTTGTCATCATGAATCTTTACCCGTATAATCCCGGTCATATGATGGTGATTCCGTACCGTCATACGAATGTTTATGAGTCCCTCACTGACTCCGAGGTTCTCGAAATGCACGTGCTTACGTCAAAAGCCGTTAAAGTCCTCAAAACAGTAATGCACCCGGACGGCTTCAACATGGGCATCAATCTCGGACGGACTGCGGGCGCAGGTGTTGACGGACATTTGCACAGGCACATAGTACCAAGATGGAACGGGGACAATAATTTTATGCCCGTGATAGGCGAGACAAGAGTCATTTCTGACGCAATCGAAAATTCCTGGCGAAGGATAAAAGATGCCTGGGCCGAATGCGTATAG
- a CDS encoding YigZ family protein, whose amino-acid sequence MPGPNAYREPEKSSQYEQKIKRSVFIAEVSPCHDEQEARAILADVISRHRDATHNCRAYILSDGTEYSSDDGEPSGTAGRPILNAIKHSGLVNVIVIVTRYYGGVKLGVRGLIDAYGDTAMNALELCGNVERVAMSAVRVAMGYSSVGNVTRLLEGAGAVNLRWNYSEGVSVICDVPENECGKLSAMLDEMKARAIIAEWEKIS is encoded by the coding sequence ATGCCTGGGCCGAATGCGTATAGAGAGCCGGAAAAGTCATCGCAGTACGAACAGAAAATAAAACGCTCGGTATTTATCGCTGAAGTTTCCCCCTGCCATGACGAACAGGAAGCCCGCGCAATTCTAGCTGACGTAATATCACGGCACAGGGACGCGACTCACAACTGCCGGGCGTATATTCTCTCTGACGGAACGGAGTACTCATCCGATGACGGCGAGCCATCTGGGACAGCAGGACGGCCAATCCTCAACGCGATAAAGCATTCGGGACTCGTGAATGTAATTGTGATTGTTACGAGATATTACGGCGGTGTGAAGCTGGGAGTCAGGGGATTGATTGACGCTTACGGAGATACGGCCATGAATGCGCTTGAGCTTTGCGGGAATGTCGAACGTGTCGCAATGTCGGCGGTACGTGTAGCGATGGGCTATAGCTCTGTCGGGAATGTTACGCGCCTGCTTGAGGGTGCCGGGGCGGTAAATTTGCGGTGGAATTACTCGGAGGGCGTGAGCGTGATATGTGATGTCCCGGAGAATGAATGCGGGAAATTGTCGGCCATGCTTGACGAAATGAAAGCGCGGGCAATTATTGCGGAATGGGAGAAAATATCATGA
- a CDS encoding MBL fold metallo-hydrolase, with the protein MRVIMLGTGNALVTECFNTCFILSDRGKIFLVDTGGGNTILHQIKHAGFTLPEIHEVFISHSHIDHILGAIWVIRISAQLMDKGRFSGDMNIYSHDDVIPLLDEICRKFLLPYQYDYVGRRIHLITVSQNETRNIIGHDVKFFDVNSARTKQFGFIMDYDCGKKLAFCGDEPCYESSYNYVRGCEWMFHEAFCLYSDAEIFDPYGKHHSTVKDSCITAQKLGVKNLLLYHTEDSDLAHRKERYTAEGRQYYSGNLFVPDDFETITL; encoded by the coding sequence ATGAGAGTAATAATGCTTGGCACGGGCAACGCTCTTGTTACAGAATGCTTCAACACATGCTTTATTCTCAGCGACAGGGGAAAAATTTTTCTTGTCGACACTGGCGGGGGCAATACGATTCTCCATCAAATAAAGCACGCGGGCTTCACCCTCCCGGAAATTCACGAGGTCTTTATCTCGCATTCGCACATAGATCACATACTCGGCGCAATCTGGGTAATCAGGATTTCGGCTCAACTGATGGACAAGGGCAGATTTTCCGGCGACATGAATATTTACTCGCATGACGATGTCATCCCGCTTCTTGATGAGATTTGCCGGAAGTTTCTTCTGCCGTACCAGTATGATTATGTAGGCAGGCGCATTCACCTAATCACCGTCAGCCAAAACGAGACCCGCAATATCATCGGCCATGACGTAAAATTTTTTGACGTAAATTCAGCCCGTACAAAACAATTCGGCTTCATCATGGATTACGACTGCGGGAAAAAATTAGCCTTCTGCGGTGATGAGCCGTGCTATGAATCGAGCTATAACTATGTACGGGGCTGTGAATGGATGTTTCATGAGGCGTTCTGCCTTTACTCGGACGCAGAAATATTTGACCCCTACGGCAAACATCATTCAACCGTCAAAGACTCCTGCATTACCGCGCAGAAACTCGGCGTGAAAAATTTATTGCTTTATCACACAGAGGACTCAGACTTAGCGCACAGGAAGGAGCGTTACACCGCTGAAGGGAGGCAGTATTATTCCGGAAATTTATTCGTGCCTGATGATTTCGAGACTATCACACTATGA
- a CDS encoding pyridoxal phosphate-dependent aminotransferase — translation MKYDFETVRKRFNTGSGKWREMAKYGVKESDDIIPFSVADMEFVTPPEIVSAIKSQLDTSIMGYENPTPEYLSAVCEWMRVRRNWSASPEWILPSSGVVDAFFRAVLTYTNEGDGVMIMTPVYYPMYMAVNTTGRKLVANPLINTGTRYEIDFDDMERKASDPNTKMLILCSPHNPVGRVWTRGELERIGNICLKNNVLVVSDEIHFDLIMPGHSHTVYASICDEFADNCLVLTAPSKTFNIAGLQTSNIFIPNPVLREKFLASLRLSNPNPKCNILGYTACEAGYKFCGEWLDECLRVIDGNRRIIADFISRELPAVKVFDLEGTYLLWLDMRGLELGHEELERINREEARLFFDEGYIFGEQGECFERWNIACPERYIHEALSRMKETYSRYAR, via the coding sequence ATGAAATATGACTTTGAGACCGTCCGCAAAAGATTCAACACAGGCTCCGGGAAATGGCGCGAGATGGCGAAATACGGAGTGAAGGAATCCGATGACATTATCCCGTTTTCCGTTGCTGACATGGAATTTGTTACGCCGCCGGAAATTGTGAGCGCGATAAAGTCCCAGCTTGACACGTCAATAATGGGCTACGAGAATCCCACGCCCGAATATCTTTCGGCAGTCTGCGAATGGATGAGAGTCCGCCGGAATTGGAGCGCGAGTCCTGAATGGATACTCCCGTCAAGCGGAGTCGTTGACGCATTTTTCCGGGCTGTATTGACTTACACGAACGAGGGAGACGGGGTTATGATTATGACTCCCGTGTACTACCCAATGTACATGGCCGTGAACACAACAGGCCGTAAACTTGTAGCAAATCCGCTCATCAATACGGGGACAAGGTACGAGATTGATTTTGACGACATGGAGCGGAAAGCCTCAGACCCGAACACAAAAATGTTAATCCTGTGCAGCCCTCATAACCCTGTCGGAAGAGTCTGGACTCGCGGCGAGCTTGAGAGAATCGGAAATATCTGCCTGAAAAATAATGTGCTTGTCGTGTCGGATGAGATTCATTTTGACCTGATTATGCCGGGGCATTCTCACACGGTTTACGCCTCAATCTGTGATGAGTTCGCGGATAACTGCCTTGTTCTGACCGCTCCGAGCAAAACATTCAACATTGCCGGGCTTCAGACCTCAAATATATTCATCCCGAATCCCGTTCTCCGTGAAAAGTTCCTTGCCTCTCTCAGGCTGTCAAACCCTAACCCTAAGTGCAACATACTCGGCTATACAGCATGTGAGGCCGGGTATAAATTCTGCGGTGAATGGCTTGACGAGTGCCTGAGAGTGATTGACGGCAACAGGAGGATCATTGCGGACTTCATTTCGCGGGAGCTTCCTGCGGTGAAAGTGTTTGATCTTGAGGGGACATATTTGCTGTGGCTTGACATGCGCGGGCTTGAACTCGGCCATGAGGAATTAGAGCGGATTAACCGTGAGGAGGCAAGATTATTCTTTGACGAGGGATATATTTTCGGGGAGCAGGGCGAATGCTTCGAGCGTTGGAATATCGCCTGCCCTGAGAGATATATACACGAGGCACTCTCACGCATGAAGGAGACATACAGCCGTTACGCAAGATAG
- a CDS encoding glycosyltransferase, translating to MIIPVYNTEKYIAKCLDSLINQNMPSRNYEIIITDDGSSDSSGEICDSYADKYPFIHVTHTENHGPSHARNIALTQCRGEYITFCDSDDYASPCLISVLSKAIEVLGRPDAIVFRHYISMNIPAEGFPVYNAQDMKSDDAEISDGEELCFRILESNKVGGFTPNKALKREIIGGIRFDESLRYCEDVDWLINIALSRKNVKVCYIDYWLYCYVLHENEELTRDSANIYDKDGYPREFYALEKIYSRADLPPRVSEQLKALFYFTAANAGYQGYSKPRSESHARLMDYLRNYWKIYYSKSRHSLVQKAKTFVKHIFTLLHIHKPRRK from the coding sequence ATAATAATCCCCGTCTATAACACAGAGAAATACATCGCCAAGTGCCTAGACAGCCTCATAAATCAGAACATGCCCTCACGAAATTACGAGATAATTATCACCGATGACGGCTCATCAGACTCAAGCGGGGAAATCTGCGACTCCTATGCCGACAAATATCCATTCATACACGTAACCCACACCGAAAATCACGGCCCAAGCCACGCCCGGAATATTGCGCTCACTCAGTGCAGGGGGGAATATATTACGTTCTGTGATTCTGATGATTACGCCTCTCCTTGTCTGATTTCCGTACTGTCAAAGGCAATAGAAGTACTAGGCCGACCGGATGCTATAGTGTTCCGGCACTACATAAGCATGAATATTCCGGCAGAAGGTTTCCCCGTATATAATGCTCAGGATATGAAGAGTGATGACGCTGAAATTTCTGACGGCGAGGAATTATGCTTCAGGATTCTTGAAAGCAACAAAGTCGGAGGCTTCACCCCCAACAAAGCACTAAAACGCGAAATCATAGGGGGCATAAGGTTTGACGAAAGCCTGCGATACTGTGAGGACGTTGACTGGCTCATCAATATTGCCCTCAGCAGGAAGAATGTCAAAGTCTGCTATATTGATTACTGGCTGTACTGTTATGTTCTCCATGAAAATGAAGAGCTTACAAGAGACTCGGCTAATATTTACGACAAGGACGGATACCCCCGCGAGTTTTACGCCCTAGAGAAAATATATTCCCGCGCAGACCTTCCGCCAAGAGTCTCAGAACAGCTCAAAGCTCTTTTTTATTTCACCGCCGCGAATGCTGGGTATCAGGGATATTCAAAGCCCCGCAGCGAATCTCATGCCAGGCTCATGGATTACCTCAGAAATTACTGGAAGATATATTATTCAAAGTCAAGGCATTCACTTGTACAAAAAGCAAAGACATTCGTCAAGCATATTTTCACTCTCCTTCACATTCACAAGCCGCGCAGGAAATAA
- the rseP gene encoding RIP metalloprotease RseP: protein MILSVIAFVIVIAVCVIVHEYGHYITAKILGVQVHEFAFGMGPALLQRRDKHGMLWSCRAFPVGGFCRLAGMNEEDDGESVIPGHGFNEQPAWKRFLILLNGSAFNILLAVVLMALFLWGHGVLDMDSTKIGEIMPGFPSETAGIRVGDEIQKVNGESVSKWREMSEKIRTEAGKNESVSVEIKRGDEILTLTVNIPNNEEYGRPMLGISPSYVRYGFFSAFRNSAGYIYRMTAMMLRGLAELVMGYQEADVTGPVGIASMSGHALRSGLWGFVSFIAIIALNLGILNLFPIPALDGGRILFVLLEIVLRRRLPEKVENWIHTAGFVVLISLMILVTCKDVYNLFLTH from the coding sequence TTGATTTTGAGCGTTATAGCTTTCGTCATCGTTATAGCCGTCTGCGTAATCGTCCACGAATACGGCCACTACATCACCGCCAAAATTCTCGGCGTTCAGGTTCACGAGTTTGCGTTCGGAATGGGGCCGGCTCTCCTTCAGCGCAGGGACAAACACGGAATGTTATGGTCATGTCGGGCGTTCCCTGTCGGGGGGTTCTGCCGTCTCGCGGGAATGAATGAGGAGGACGACGGCGAGTCTGTCATCCCCGGTCATGGCTTCAACGAACAGCCCGCGTGGAAACGTTTTCTGATTCTCCTCAACGGCTCAGCCTTCAACATTCTGCTTGCTGTGGTATTGATGGCTCTGTTCCTCTGGGGGCATGGCGTTCTCGACATGGACAGCACGAAAATCGGCGAAATTATGCCCGGCTTCCCGTCAGAAACAGCAGGAATCAGAGTCGGCGATGAGATTCAGAAAGTCAACGGCGAGTCAGTCAGCAAATGGCGCGAAATGTCCGAGAAGATTCGCACAGAGGCCGGGAAAAATGAGTCAGTCTCAGTAGAAATCAAGCGCGGGGACGAAATATTAACCCTCACCGTAAACATACCAAACAATGAGGAATACGGCCGTCCCATGCTGGGAATATCGCCGTCATATGTCCGCTACGGATTCTTTTCGGCGTTCAGGAACTCGGCGGGCTATATCTACAGGATGACCGCAATGATGTTACGGGGACTCGCTGAGTTAGTCATGGGCTATCAGGAGGCAGACGTTACCGGCCCTGTGGGGATCGCGTCAATGTCCGGCCATGCTTTGCGCTCCGGGCTATGGGGCTTTGTGTCGTTCATCGCAATAATCGCGTTAAATCTCGGAATACTGAATCTCTTCCCGATTCCGGCTCTTGACGGCGGGCGGATACTGTTCGTACTGCTTGAGATAGTATTACGCAGAAGGCTTCCCGAAAAAGTCGAGAATTGGATTCACACGGCGGGATTTGTCGTATTAATTTCATTGATGATTCTTGTTACATGCAAGGATGTCTACAATTTGTTCCTCACACATTAG
- the ispG gene encoding (E)-4-hydroxy-3-methylbut-2-enyl-diphosphate synthase, translating into MNSKRQVNINGLTIGGDSPVRVESMLKISLDKRDECTAQCERLIQSGCEMARAALPEAKYADDLRALVESTRLVIMADIHFDPALAILAMESGCKAIRINPGNMPLSRLNDVISCAKSSGVVIRIGANGGSVSQSQLDAAKGDRAEALFLAVREQAELLLSHNFTDIILSAKSSSVPECVRANELIASAYPDFPMHIGLTEAGPSDGGVVKGTACISALLMRGIGDTLRVSLTDEPEREVRVGYEILKALEIRTRGVNLISCPTCGRRRADVMRLVKIVEPMLAGLPDGVSVAVMGCEVNGPKEARHAQFGIAGTPGGAVLFREGKSCGEYPFDELEAVLPEFLKM; encoded by the coding sequence ATGAACAGCAAACGACAAGTAAACATTAACGGACTCACTATCGGCGGTGATTCTCCTGTACGTGTAGAAAGTATGCTGAAAATTTCCCTCGATAAAAGGGACGAATGCACAGCGCAGTGTGAGCGGCTGATTCAATCCGGGTGCGAGATGGCGCGGGCGGCTCTTCCTGAAGCGAAATATGCCGATGATTTACGCGCTCTCGTAGAGTCGACACGGCTTGTGATTATGGCGGACATTCATTTTGACCCGGCATTAGCGATTCTTGCGATGGAGTCCGGCTGTAAGGCAATCCGAATCAATCCCGGAAACATGCCATTGTCCCGCCTCAATGACGTAATATCATGCGCGAAAAGTTCAGGCGTTGTGATTCGAATCGGCGCGAACGGCGGAAGCGTATCACAGTCCCAGCTTGACGCGGCAAAAGGAGACCGGGCAGAGGCGTTATTTCTTGCAGTACGCGAGCAGGCAGAATTATTGCTGAGTCATAATTTCACGGACATCATATTGTCGGCGAAATCCTCAAGCGTTCCCGAATGCGTCCGGGCGAATGAGCTTATCGCGTCGGCATATCCTGATTTCCCAATGCACATAGGACTCACAGAGGCAGGGCCGAGCGATGGCGGAGTCGTGAAAGGTACTGCGTGTATTTCAGCGTTGTTGATGAGGGGAATCGGTGATACGTTAAGAGTCTCGCTGACTGATGAGCCTGAAAGGGAAGTACGAGTCGGCTATGAGATTCTGAAGGCACTTGAGATTCGGACTCGCGGCGTGAATCTCATCTCATGCCCTACTTGCGGACGCAGGCGGGCTGATGTTATGCGGCTCGTGAAGATTGTTGAGCCTATGCTCGCGGGGCTTCCTGATGGCGTGTCGGTTGCTGTGATGGGCTGTGAGGTCAACGGCCCGAAAGAAGCGAGGCACGCGCAGTTCGGAATCGCAGGGACTCCGGGCGGTGCGGTGTTGTTCCGTGAGGGGAAATCCTGCGGAGAATATCCGTTTGATGAGCTTGAAGCGGTCTTGCCTGAGTTCCTGAAAATGTAG
- a CDS encoding sugar O-acetyltransferase codes for MNERMKMTAGELYNPGDDELYMLRTKAHRLCMMYNALYDTDEEERYKILRELLPYSDHEAYFQGQIFFDYGINIHIGKNFYANFGTTILDICPVTIGDNVMLGTNVSLLTPMHPLRWQERNANPDKDGNMIQLEYGKPITIGNNCWLASNVTVIGGVTIGEGCVIGAGSVVTRDIPAGVLAAGNPCRVIKTIE; via the coding sequence TTGAACGAACGTATGAAGATGACTGCCGGAGAATTATACAATCCCGGTGATGATGAGCTGTACATGCTGAGGACGAAAGCTCACAGGCTCTGCATGATGTACAACGCGCTTTACGACACGGACGAGGAAGAACGCTACAAGATTCTCCGCGAGCTTCTGCCGTATTCAGACCACGAGGCATATTTTCAGGGACAAATATTTTTCGACTACGGTATAAATATACATATCGGGAAAAATTTTTACGCCAATTTCGGCACAACGATTCTTGACATCTGCCCGGTTACAATCGGCGACAATGTTATGTTAGGGACAAACGTCTCACTCCTCACCCCTATGCACCCGCTAAGATGGCAGGAACGCAACGCAAATCCCGACAAAGACGGCAATATGATTCAGCTTGAGTACGGTAAGCCCATCACAATCGGCAATAATTGCTGGCTTGCCTCAAATGTAACAGTAATCGGAGGCGTAACAATCGGTGAAGGCTGTGTGATAGGCGCGGGAAGTGTCGTAACTCGTGATATACCTGCCGGAGTTTTGGCCGCTGGGAATCCGTGCAGGGTAATAAAGACAATAGAGTGA
- a CDS encoding GntP family permease, with translation MVQGSMLVVILIVAIILMVLLISKMKFHPFVALFAVALAMGLAVGMAPAKVLDTILNGFGGTCRGIGIVILLGTIIGAMLEKSGAAFTMADSVLHVVGEKRPALAMSLIGWVVSIPVFCDSGFVILSSLNKSLARRSKVSLSTMAIALSTGLYATHTLVPPTPGPIAAANELGADLGMVIMWGIAVSIISMIAGYIYALIAGPKLPVPFDTNTEEGGSYEELKAKYGTLPSAFKSFAPILIPLILIAFSSFISYPSTLAKIGGKESTLFIVASFLGNPVIALSIGVILCFFLAPFTEEVTNGWIGAGVKDGANIIMITAAGGGLGAVISASGVGHYIGEALASYNFGIFLPFIIAAALKTAQGSSTVAIVTTAQIIAPMLASLGLGSPMGGVLATLAIGSGAMVVSHANDSYFWVVTQFSDMDLNTAYKAQTMATLIQGVVAVLAIYGISLYML, from the coding sequence ATGGTTCAGGGTTCTATGTTGGTAGTAATTCTCATTGTTGCCATAATCTTAATGGTGCTTCTGATCTCTAAGATGAAGTTTCACCCGTTTGTCGCGCTGTTCGCGGTCGCCCTCGCAATGGGACTCGCTGTCGGAATGGCACCGGCTAAAGTCCTCGACACGATACTGAACGGATTCGGCGGAACATGCCGGGGAATAGGCATAGTGATTCTTCTCGGCACGATCATAGGCGCAATGCTCGAAAAGTCCGGGGCTGCCTTCACGATGGCCGACTCAGTTCTTCACGTCGTCGGTGAAAAGCGTCCTGCCCTCGCAATGAGTCTCATCGGCTGGGTAGTATCGATTCCCGTTTTCTGCGACTCAGGCTTCGTAATTCTCTCGTCGCTGAACAAGTCATTAGCACGCCGCAGCAAAGTCAGCCTCTCCACAATGGCAATCGCTCTGTCAACAGGACTTTACGCGACACATACTCTTGTTCCTCCCACGCCCGGGCCGATCGCAGCAGCAAATGAACTCGGTGCAGATCTCGGAATGGTCATCATGTGGGGAATCGCGGTGTCAATAATTTCTATGATTGCCGGATATATTTACGCGCTAATCGCAGGGCCGAAACTCCCGGTGCCTTTCGACACAAACACAGAGGAAGGCGGCTCATATGAGGAACTCAAAGCAAAGTACGGGACTCTTCCTTCAGCGTTCAAATCATTTGCACCGATTCTTATTCCGTTAATCTTAATCGCGTTCAGCTCGTTCATAAGTTACCCTTCAACCCTCGCGAAAATCGGCGGAAAAGAGTCAACGCTCTTCATTGTCGCGTCATTCTTGGGCAACCCCGTTATAGCTTTGTCGATCGGCGTAATTTTGTGCTTCTTCCTCGCTCCTTTCACTGAGGAAGTAACAAACGGGTGGATAGGCGCGGGAGTCAAAGACGGCGCGAACATCATCATGATTACGGCGGCAGGAGGCGGACTCGGCGCGGTAATTTCGGCTTCGGGAGTCGGTCATTACATCGGCGAGGCTTTAGCGTCCTACAATTTCGGGATATTCCTTCCGTTTATCATCGCGGCGGCTCTCAAGACAGCGCAAGGCTCATCAACCGTAGCAATCGTAACAACAGCTCAGATTATCGCGCCTATGCTCGCGTCATTGGGACTCGGTTCACCTATGGGCGGAGTGCTTGCGACTCTCGCAATCGGCAGCGGGGCAATGGTCGTATCACACGCTAATGACTCGTATTTCTGGGTCGTAACTCAGTTCAGCGATATGGATCTCAATACTGCGTACAAGGCTCAGACAATGGCAACATTGATTCAGGGAGTCGTTGCTGTATTGGCGATATACGGAATTTCGCTGTACATGCTGTAA